From the Pomacea canaliculata isolate SZHN2017 linkage group LG4, ASM307304v1, whole genome shotgun sequence genome, one window contains:
- the LOC112563316 gene encoding carbohydrate sulfotransferase 15-like isoform X2, translating to MCRVIRRLGSLKTLKILVIASPVLLVPVSLMVGTMRLSGTITRFLIHRDTLSSVHVTYDDTWLQAAHTRSAASGYEELYVGDQPLFEPCNTSLPPGQPAWGPYKYVGPFEYVKGSKNPCWHSAAGRLSCVPYFYLAGVSKSGTSDIFQRISHHPDVIVSHKEHHWFDRHRYYSRNLDDNSSFEWYLERFRNVTQAIQRDLLTSSFSKKITGDGSPSYFYDSLQWQRYPGNENCTEPRMLLPHHIRHLYHEARIILSFRHPVSRLYSRFLYDHRKDNSSETFHSWVVDGLAKYLQCFRRWSLRHCAYNRSLAQTVQLRINENLYPVLMEDWLRVFPRQQLLLIRFEDYCRNMSHVLSRIFTFLDLAPLNDTEMTKIASTEKIKNKGTGYKSAGLMLAKTAHILQEFYQPFIRRFARLVGDDSYLWTDVTISHQ from the exons ATGTGCAGG GTGATCCGCCGCTTGGGTTCCTTAAAAACCTTGAAGATTCTTGTGATCGCCTCTCctgttcttcttgttcctgtAAGTCTGATGGTGGGGACCATGCGACTGTCTGGGACAATCACCCGATTCCTCATTCACAG AGACACCCTGTCCTCTGTGCACGTGACCTATGATGACacgtggctgcaagcagcacaCACGCGCAGCGCAGCCTCGGGGTATGAGGAGCTTTACGTGGGGGACCAGCCGCTCTTCGAGCCTTGCAACACTTCTCTCCCACCCGGACAACCAGCTTGGGGACCGTACAAATACGTC GGACCGTTTGAGTACGTGAAGGGCAGCAAGAACCCTTGCTGGCACAGTGCTGCAGGGAGGCTCAGTTGTGTCCCCTACTTCTACCTGGCGGGCGTGTCCAAGAGCGGGACATCGGACATCTTCCAGCGCATCTCTCACCACCCTGACGTCATCGTCAGCCACAAGGAGCACCACTGGTTCGACAGACACCGATATTATTCAA gAAACTTAGATGACAACTCCTCGTTTGAATGGTACCTAGAGAGGTTCAGGAATGTGACACAAGCCATTCAGCGTGACCTCCTGACCTCTTCTTTCAGCAAGAAAATCACGG GCGACGGAAGTCCAAGCTACTTCTATGACAGCCTGCAGTGGCAACGGTATCCAGGCAACGAGAACTGCACCGAGCCCCGGATGCTGCTCCCTCACCACATTCGTCATCTGTATCATGAGGCGCgcattattttgtcttttcgGCATCCAGTTTCCAG ACTCTACTCCCGTTTCCTGTACGACCACAGAAAAGACAACTCCTCCGAAACCTTTCACAGTTGGGTGGTGGATGGTCTCGCCAAGTACCTCCAGTGTTTCCGCCGCTGGTCCCTCCGACACTGCGCCTACAATCGCTCTCTCGCACAGACTGTCCAG TTAAGGATAAATGAAAACCTATACCCAGTATTGATGGAAGACTGGTTGAGGGTGTTCCCACGACAGCAGCTGCTTCTGATCCGCTTCGAAGATTACTGCCGCAACATGTCACACGTGTTGTCTCGTATTTTCACCTTTCTAGACCTGG ctccGCTGAATGATACCGAAATGACAAAGATAGCGTCCACggagaaaatcaaaaacaaaggGACTGGGTACAAGTCTGCCGGACTCATGCTCGCCAAGACCGCGCACATCCTGCAGGAGTTCTACCAGCCATTCATCCGCCGGTTTGCCCGCTTAGTGGGCGACGACAGCTACCTGTggactgacgtcacaatctcACACCAGTAA
- the LOC112563157 gene encoding uncharacterized protein LOC112563157: protein MATRSNRTQYSSTKINRAEFDDGLLRNNLRHDNRLVHELQAVEKAQRIIAKTLDHEKQWYRQKLASSSSSTAASLPRRKKTTPDLRTSLYVDARSAEGGRVTESVKLIPDFVYQGGRQRWSTGSGPPASGEVPEGGNRGDLGGAEVHVSSEDTARDKKAGSRPLLPDAGEQKLRQGSSKRDEKKFSEGGKPAPDRRSAGTRLTDSPEAEAGFSRHSPNTTHERSRSKVETKRLKQKAAQSQPSVHTEDHSPPKLSSDLPVQPRLPPGPPDGSLVADVNWDGRQRYTNVWDTLSTPRHVATSRSVRNRLHREFSSLSDRSTKGGSK from the coding sequence ATGGCAACTCGAAGCAACAGGACGCAGTACTCGTCGACGAAGATCAACCGCGCGGAGTTCGACGACGGTTTGCTGCGCAACAACCTCCGCCATGATAACCGCCTGGTGCACGAGCTGCAGGCCGTGGAGAAGGCGCAGCGCATCATTGCCAAGACCCTCGACCACGAGAAGCAGTGGTACCGACAAAAGCTcgcctcctcatcctcctctaCCGCAGCGTCCCTCCCGCGCAGAAAAAAGACGACCCCTGACCTCCGGACCTCATTGTATGTGGACGCTAGGAGTGCCGAAGGAGGGCGAGTCACCGAGAGTGTTAAACTCATTCCAGACTTTGTCTACCAGGGTGGGAGGCAGAGATGGTCCACGGGTTCTGGACCACCAGCTTCTGGTGAGGTGCCCGAGGGGGGAAATCGGGGAGATCTTGGTGGCGCAGAGGTACACGTCAGCAGTGAGGATACGGCTAGGGACAAGAAGGCCGGGTCACGACCTTTGCTCCCTGATGCAGGAGAGCAGAAGCTACGACAAGGTTCAAGCAAACGCGACGAGAAGAAATTTTCAGAGGGAGGAAAGCCAGCCCCTGACCGACGATCGGCAGGCACTCGTCTGACGGACAGTCCAGAGGCAGAGGCTGGGTTCTCCAGACACTCCCCAAACACAACTCATGAGAGGTCACGGTCAAAGGTGGAAACTAAACGTTTGAAACAGAAAGCAGCCCAGAGTCAACCTTCGGTACACACGGAGGACCACTCTCCTCCCAAGCTCTCTAGCGACCTTCCCGTGCAGCCGAGATTACCCCCAGGCCCACCTGACGGCAGTCTTGTTGCAGACGTCAACTGGGACGGCCGGCAGCGATACACTAACGTGTGGGACACCCTAAGCACCCCCAGACACGTGGCGACCTCCAGGTCCGTGAGAAACAGACTGCATCGGGAGTTCTCCAGCCTCAGTGACCGCTCCACTAAGGGTGGCTCAAAGTAA
- the LOC112563316 gene encoding carbohydrate sulfotransferase 15-like isoform X1 — MTTFKILKLVIRRLGSLKTLKILVIASPVLLVPVSLMVGTMRLSGTITRFLIHRDTLSSVHVTYDDTWLQAAHTRSAASGYEELYVGDQPLFEPCNTSLPPGQPAWGPYKYVGPFEYVKGSKNPCWHSAAGRLSCVPYFYLAGVSKSGTSDIFQRISHHPDVIVSHKEHHWFDRHRYYSRNLDDNSSFEWYLERFRNVTQAIQRDLLTSSFSKKITGDGSPSYFYDSLQWQRYPGNENCTEPRMLLPHHIRHLYHEARIILSFRHPVSRLYSRFLYDHRKDNSSETFHSWVVDGLAKYLQCFRRWSLRHCAYNRSLAQTVQLRINENLYPVLMEDWLRVFPRQQLLLIRFEDYCRNMSHVLSRIFTFLDLAPLNDTEMTKIASTEKIKNKGTGYKSAGLMLAKTAHILQEFYQPFIRRFARLVGDDSYLWTDVTISHQ, encoded by the exons ATGACAACATTCAAGATCTTGAAGTTG GTGATCCGCCGCTTGGGTTCCTTAAAAACCTTGAAGATTCTTGTGATCGCCTCTCctgttcttcttgttcctgtAAGTCTGATGGTGGGGACCATGCGACTGTCTGGGACAATCACCCGATTCCTCATTCACAG AGACACCCTGTCCTCTGTGCACGTGACCTATGATGACacgtggctgcaagcagcacaCACGCGCAGCGCAGCCTCGGGGTATGAGGAGCTTTACGTGGGGGACCAGCCGCTCTTCGAGCCTTGCAACACTTCTCTCCCACCCGGACAACCAGCTTGGGGACCGTACAAATACGTC GGACCGTTTGAGTACGTGAAGGGCAGCAAGAACCCTTGCTGGCACAGTGCTGCAGGGAGGCTCAGTTGTGTCCCCTACTTCTACCTGGCGGGCGTGTCCAAGAGCGGGACATCGGACATCTTCCAGCGCATCTCTCACCACCCTGACGTCATCGTCAGCCACAAGGAGCACCACTGGTTCGACAGACACCGATATTATTCAA gAAACTTAGATGACAACTCCTCGTTTGAATGGTACCTAGAGAGGTTCAGGAATGTGACACAAGCCATTCAGCGTGACCTCCTGACCTCTTCTTTCAGCAAGAAAATCACGG GCGACGGAAGTCCAAGCTACTTCTATGACAGCCTGCAGTGGCAACGGTATCCAGGCAACGAGAACTGCACCGAGCCCCGGATGCTGCTCCCTCACCACATTCGTCATCTGTATCATGAGGCGCgcattattttgtcttttcgGCATCCAGTTTCCAG ACTCTACTCCCGTTTCCTGTACGACCACAGAAAAGACAACTCCTCCGAAACCTTTCACAGTTGGGTGGTGGATGGTCTCGCCAAGTACCTCCAGTGTTTCCGCCGCTGGTCCCTCCGACACTGCGCCTACAATCGCTCTCTCGCACAGACTGTCCAG TTAAGGATAAATGAAAACCTATACCCAGTATTGATGGAAGACTGGTTGAGGGTGTTCCCACGACAGCAGCTGCTTCTGATCCGCTTCGAAGATTACTGCCGCAACATGTCACACGTGTTGTCTCGTATTTTCACCTTTCTAGACCTGG ctccGCTGAATGATACCGAAATGACAAAGATAGCGTCCACggagaaaatcaaaaacaaaggGACTGGGTACAAGTCTGCCGGACTCATGCTCGCCAAGACCGCGCACATCCTGCAGGAGTTCTACCAGCCATTCATCCGCCGGTTTGCCCGCTTAGTGGGCGACGACAGCTACCTGTggactgacgtcacaatctcACACCAGTAA
- the LOC112562109 gene encoding RAD52 motif-containing protein 1-like: MDISVEIIEFIRPYANSKNIFISGIYSNELDEAEIMRQLYHIFSQYGLLYEVQVFKMKESQPARKVLQEACYYAFVKFYSHFAAKKAKAFLSKNLKLGSQICKVEFANRTKETEMQQVLPAVKCQELANYYLGFNGWSSSIKRLEEDQQVHEDSSRTRCKRFFCIIELTFPKQGLSTQGLGAWEEMYTLQDSCSKALAIHKARKCCKLRAIEHAFSKVLLIVLHNGKVTVEINTSKPDMLTDMQVEKMADEQVLRVTELDDELESEDNEDAGNQENNILLDDVNLHILQELEN; this comes from the exons ATGGATATCAGTGTCGAAATCATTGAATTCATACGACCGTATGCAaactcaaaaaatattttcatttcaggCATATACTCTAATGAACTAGATGAAGCGGAGATAATG AGACAGCTGTATCACATATTCTCACAGTATGGACTTCTATATGAGGTCCAAGTGTTCAAAATGAAAGAATCGCAGCCAGCAAGAAAGGTTCTGCAGGAGGCTTGTTATTATGCATTTGTGAAGTTCTATTCCCATTTTGCTGCCAAAAAGGCCAAGGCTTTCCTCAGTAAAAATTTGAAATTAGGATCCCAAATATGcaag GTGGAATTTGCTAATCgtacaaaagaaacagagatgCAACAAGTTCTTCCAGCTGTGAAATGTCAAGAGTTGGCTAATTACTACCTAGGCTTTAATGGCTGGTCCTCATCCATCAAACGACTAGAAGAAGACCAACAGGTGCATGAGGATAGTTCAAGGACACGGTGCAAACGTTTTTTCTGCATCATTGAGCTGACTTTTCCCAAGCAGGGTCTGTCAACACAAGGTCTTGGAGCTTGGGAAGAAATGTATACTTTACaag ATTCTTGCAGTAAAGCCCTCGCCATACACAAGGCCCGGAAATGCTGTAAGCTAAGAGCCATAGAGCATGCATTCTCCAAAGTGCTGTTGATCGTCCTTCACAATGGAAAAGTTACTGTGGAAATCAACACAAGCAAACCAGACATGCTGACAGACATGCAAGTAGAGAAGATGGCAGATGAGCAAGTTCTGagg GTGACTGAACTCGATGATGAGCTAGAGAGTGAAGACAATGAAGATGCTGGGAATCAGGAAAACAACATACTTTTGGATGATGTTAATCTACACATACTTCAAGAATTAGAGAATTAA